The DNA segment ATCGCCAATGAGTTGGAAAGATGCAATCAATTTCTGCTCGGCCGCAGCTGGCGCTTCTTCGCGGAAAAACATCAACGCCGCCAAGTTCCGCACCAACACCGCATCGGGTTGGGCCTTGGCGATGATCCGGAGCAGGCCTTCTTCGCCCGGCTTGATGATCCGCAACGACGCCAAGCCAATTGGCATGCGGGCAGAACGGGCTTTGGCCACCGCTTCGTGATAGCGGCGGAGATCTTCGAAATCGGCATAGACCATCGCGGGAGGCAAGAGCGGAGTTTCCGGCCGCCAGGCCAAAACTGCTTCGAGTTGCTCCATGTTGCGGACTAGCACGTTAAGCGCTGGCTGGTCAGCAGGGAATTTGCAGCGATGGTTCTGAACGTCGCGGCGCAATTCGTCCAAGGCTTGCGGATAAACCGTGCGATTGCGCTTCGCTTCGCGATTTCGTTGCAACAAGGCAACCGCCTGCCGGCGCAAATCGTTCAGTACGCTTTTGGGCACCATCACATTCGGCGGCAAATCATTTTGCATGTCGGCCAATTCAAAAGACGTGCCGCCCAAGCGGCCCAGTTGTTCGCGCAGCAGTTCGGGAGTCACCGGATGCTTTCGCGCTGCCTGCAAAGGCCCGGGCCACGTTGCGCTGCCGAGGTTTTCGCGGGAATCGCGCACTTCCAAATTCAAAGAAGCGCCTAGAGTGCCTGAAATCGTGAACTGCAACGGCTCGCGGTGAATCACCACGTCGCGGGCAAACGTTTGCCCCATTCGCTGGCGTAGTTGCGGATCGTCGGTTTTCCACACCAGGCTGCCCAGGGCGATGGCGGCCAAATTCACGCTGCCGTGGTGCAAAACCATTTCGATGCAATGTTCACCACCCCGCGTTTTGCAATTAGCCCCGCTACACGAAGCGTTGGGCGCAAGCTTTTGCGCTTCGATGACGCGCCCACCTTGTTCGTCTTGCTCGGGATGCCCTTCGTCAAACACGATGCCGTCGCCGGGTTGAACGATGTGGTGCAAATGTTCCGAATCTGCGGAATCCAGTTCCACGATGACGCCACGTGCCGTTTTATCGACCACCGTGCCCAGCCGCACGCCGCGGCTTTTGGGAAATCGCCCGGGAACCAACACTTGATGGTTTACGCCGCTAAGAAAACCGTGGCTGAAACCGCGCGAAAAACTTTGTTGCAGATCGCGCTGCTTTTGGCGATCTAAGGCGAACGGCAGATTCGCCGCGGCCGCATCGATGGCGGCGCGATAAGTTTGCGAAGTGATCGCTACATACTCGGCGCTTTTCAAGCGGCCTTCGATTTTGAAGCTGCACACGCCGAGTTTCACCAGCGGCTCAATTAAATCGTGGGCCGCCAAATCTTGCGGGCTGAGCAAATACTGTCGGTCGCCAGTATCGCGCTGCTGGCCGTCGACAAACAATTCGTACGGCAATCGGCAGGCCTGGGCACACTGCCCACGGTTCGCGCTGCGGCCTCCCAAGGCTTCGCTAGTTAGGCATTGCCCGCTATAGGCCACGCACAGGGCGCCGTGGACAAACACCTCCAGCGGCATGGCGGTTTTCGCGGCAATGTGGGAAATGTCGTCGATGGAAAGTTCCCGGGCCACAATCACCCGTTGCACTCCCAAGCGGCGGACAAACTCAATTCCGCGTGCCTCGGTCAACGTCATTTGGGTAGAACCGTGAACCGCCAGGTCCGGCGCCAAGTGGCGAATCAAATTCGCGAGCCCCAAATCTTGAACAATGACGGCGTCGGCCCCGGCCGCCACCATGGCGGCAACGAAACCAGCGGCCTCCGGCAATTCGCTGGAGAAAATCAAAGTGTTCAAAGCCACGTATCCGCGGACATTATGCCCGTGCAAATACGCCATGACCTCGGGCAGTTCGTCGAGCGTGAAATTCGCCGCCCGATGCCGGGCATTGAAATTGGAAAGGCCGAAATAAACCGCGTTGGCTCCGTTCGCCACGGCAGCGCGCATCGCTTCCCAATCACCGGCGGGAGCAAGCAATTCGGGAGTGCTGGAACTGGTATCGAGCATATGAAAAAAATTCTCGGCTACGGCGTGTAAATGCGTCCGATCATTCATTAGTATACCGGTGCGGCAGTCGATTCGCGATGAGCAAATTAGGCCACGCCGCCCGTCACACCGTTGAGTTGGCACGCTCTCAAAGTGTGTGCTGCCGACAGTCGCTTTATCCATTTTGTTCCAGGTTTTTATTTTTCGGACGGAAAAGGTGAGTTTCTTCAGCGGCAGATTCACGCGCACCGCGCCAATGCCCGAGCGGCATCGTCGGGCCGGTGGACAAATTCGATGGCGTTTTGGTTCCGGCATGTGCATTGTTGGTGATTTTGTGCTGCGTGGCGTGCGGCCGTTCGAACAACACCGGGCTGTGGACAGCCCGGCTCGGCCCACAACATCAGTTGCGGATAGCTCGGCTCGGCTCACAATAGCAGGCTGGAAAAATCCGGCTCGGAGTGGCTCAAACGGCTAGTCTGTTGGTATGAAAGCGCACTATAACAAACGGGTGGCCCAATTTTGGAAAGAAATTTTGAAGATCGTCGCCGCGCGTGAAACAACCATTGCAGCGCTTGGGTACATGCATAAAACCGGCGATGGTGGAGAAAAAGGGAGGGCGAGGCCACAATCAACCACCTGGCACGCCATGCCCCACCTGATGAACACGTTCTGAGCAACCACACCCCAACTCACTCAGCGAGAAGAATATGAGACGCCTAAATCGGTTGGTGCTGATACTGCCCGCAGTTATGGCCATCACAGCGTTTGCCGAAGACAAGTCGACGGAACAAACTGCGCGCAGCTATGTGGATGCGTTCTTGAAGGGAAACATGCAGTTGTTGCTGGAACATGCTTCGCCGGAACTACGGGCACTAATGAAGGACGCCGCCAGCATGAATGCCATGCGCGCCGGCAGCGTCGGCAATGGCGCCATCACCGCCGATGAGAAATTGGGGGCCGACTACACGCGGTTGGTGAAATCGACCAAGGGGCAAATGTTTTCGATCAGCGCTTCGGTCACCTCCGACGGAACACTGGCCGGCTTCCTGATTCAACCCACCGGAGAAGCGCCATCAAATTTCTTGGACTATAAAACCAAGGCCGACGCACGCTTGCCATTTGCCGGAACCTGGACCGTGTTCTGGGGAGGCCGCAGTGTCAAAGATAATTATCATGCGTCCTACTCGGATCAGCGCTTTGCCGATGACATCGTGATGATGAAAAATGGCCAAACGCACTCGGGCATCGGAGTCAAAAACGAGGATTACTATTGCTTCGGGCAGGCCATTATCGCACCGGCGGCTGGTTTAGTGGCGGCGGTTGTCGATGGAATTGACGACAACAAGCCGGGAAAGATGAATCCGGCCGAAGCGGCTGGCAACCACGTCGTGCTGGATTTGGGCAATGACGAGTATTTGTTTTTGTGCCACTTGCAAAAGGGGAGCCTGAAGGTGAAGCCGGGAGACCACGTCACGCAAGGGCAGGCCATCGGATTATGCGGCAATAGCGGCAACACCTCGGAGCCGCATCTGCACATCCATTTGCAAACGAAGCCCAATTTTGGCGAAGGGGAGGGCCTGCCGCTGCAATTTGAGCATTATGTAGCCAGCGGCAAAGCGGTGGACCGCGGCGAGCCGACCAAAGGCCAGCTCATTCACGACGCCTCGGACAAGTAAATGCCACGATCCATAAAGCCGGCGATGGCATCGCCGGAACGGAGCGCCGCACAAATGCCCTGCACCGGGCATACCATGCCCGGCTTTGTGAACTTGACAAGCGCTCGATTTAGCCGCCGTCTAGCGGTCTTTTGCGACGGCGACGATACGGCTTGACGTAGCGCCCTTTTTTTGTGCCCGGAGCAATGCCAATCAGGCTTGCTTCGGCGGCGCAGCGCTTGCAGCGGATTTGCTGATTATTGAGCTTCGCGCCGCACTTGGGGCAGCGGCGGGCTTTACGCATTAATTTGAGTTTGGTGCGGGGACGGGTGCGGACCATGCCGAGTATCTCCTCGTGAAAACGTGAATCTACCAAGCTATCGGCTGGCGTCCGATCAATCAAGGTGGCTGGGCCGCTCGAACTGGCAACGGGAAGCAAAACCGCGTAGACTCGACGCTGCATTTGCTCCGCCGCCAGGGTGCTACACGCGCCCGGTTTACCAATCCACGGGAATTTTCCCCGCCGCGGCGGAGTCGCCGAACGATCCTTTTTCCCAGCGCCCCCAACGGTCATGGCTCTAGAAAAATCGGGCCTATCGACGCAGCTTTCGTCCGGGGTCAGGCCATTTCGCACCGCGGTGCTGCGCGGGCTGGGGGTGGTGGCGGCGCCGCTGTTAACGCTGGTGATTTTGCTGTGGATTGTGAAGACGGTCGAT comes from the Pirellulales bacterium genome and includes:
- a CDS encoding M23 family metallopeptidase, coding for MRRLNRLVLILPAVMAITAFAEDKSTEQTARSYVDAFLKGNMQLLLEHASPELRALMKDAASMNAMRAGSVGNGAITADEKLGADYTRLVKSTKGQMFSISASVTSDGTLAGFLIQPTGEAPSNFLDYKTKADARLPFAGTWTVFWGGRSVKDNYHASYSDQRFADDIVMMKNGQTHSGIGVKNEDYYCFGQAIIAPAAGLVAAVVDGIDDNKPGKMNPAEAAGNHVVLDLGNDEYLFLCHLQKGSLKVKPGDHVTQGQAIGLCGNSGNTSEPHLHIHLQTKPNFGEGEGLPLQFEHYVASGKAVDRGEPTKGQLIHDASDK
- a CDS encoding DUF3656 domain-containing protein, with the protein product MNDRTHLHAVAENFFHMLDTSSSTPELLAPAGDWEAMRAAVANGANAVYFGLSNFNARHRAANFTLDELPEVMAYLHGHNVRGYVALNTLIFSSELPEAAGFVAAMVAAGADAVIVQDLGLANLIRHLAPDLAVHGSTQMTLTEARGIEFVRRLGVQRVIVARELSIDDISHIAAKTAMPLEVFVHGALCVAYSGQCLTSEALGGRSANRGQCAQACRLPYELFVDGQQRDTGDRQYLLSPQDLAAHDLIEPLVKLGVCSFKIEGRLKSAEYVAITSQTYRAAIDAAAANLPFALDRQKQRDLQQSFSRGFSHGFLSGVNHQVLVPGRFPKSRGVRLGTVVDKTARGVIVELDSADSEHLHHIVQPGDGIVFDEGHPEQDEQGGRVIEAQKLAPNASCSGANCKTRGGEHCIEMVLHHGSVNLAAIALGSLVWKTDDPQLRQRMGQTFARDVVIHREPLQFTISGTLGASLNLEVRDSRENLGSATWPGPLQAARKHPVTPELLREQLGRLGGTSFELADMQNDLPPNVMVPKSVLNDLRRQAVALLQRNREAKRNRTVYPQALDELRRDVQNHRCKFPADQPALNVLVRNMEQLEAVLAWRPETPLLPPAMVYADFEDLRRYHEAVAKARSARMPIGLASLRIIKPGEEGLLRIIAKAQPDAVLVRNLAALMFFREEAPAAAEQKLIASFQLIGDFSLNVANELTAHLLAQEGLSRLVPSYDLNWEQLAAMLRRMDPGLLEVVVHQHMPMFHMEHCVFAAMLSNGKDSRDCGRPCDRHKVELRDRTGAAFPLLADTGCRNTIFNSVAQSGAEYIPSMLALGVRHFRVELLRESAVQVAPLLEHYARVINGLEPPRQAWRSLQVLNQLGVTRGTLQLA